The Methanomicrobia archaeon nucleotide sequence GAGGGCGAGCTCGTCGTTGTGGGCACCCACTGGCATTTCGATGACCTCTACGCTTATATCAGCAACGAGCTGAACCCCGGGCTCACGGATGAGTACAAATTCCGTATCCAGCGCGACTCCTGCTATCACGACGACGGCGAGACCCCGCGGTTCCCCACTATTCTCTCCCCAAAACGGCTCCAGGCACTACGCATCGAGAAGGGCGAGATCGCCTTCGCCTGCCAGTATCTGAACCAGCCCCTGCCATCAGAGCACCAGGTCTTCAGGCTGGACGCGATGCACACCATTCCTGCCGCTGAGCTCGACCTCACACAGGCAGCAGAGGTCATTGGCTTCTGTGATCCTTCGCTCGGTGGCGCCGACTACACCGCCATCGTTACCCTGCTCCGGTACAACAACGCCTGGATCGTGTATCACTGCGAGCTGACGCGTATGCCGCAATCACAGCTCATCGATTCGCTCATTGCGCTCCAGCAGCAGTTCAACTACACCGTACTCGGGATCGAGGCGAATGCGCTCGCCAAAGCTAAATCAGATCATGCCCGCAACAGCTTCGAGCTCGTGCTCCATGAGCGGCAGCAGGCAGCCGGAGTTACCGTACCCTATAAATTCGTCTGGCATACCACGAACAAAAGAGCAAGGATCGAAAGTATCGAGCCGCATTACACCAACGGGCAATTAACGTTCCTGAAGTCCTGGAACCAAACCTATCCCCTGCTCGTGGAGCAGTTGCTCCAGTTCCCGCTCGCAGCTCATGACGACGGGCCTGACGCACTCGCCGGCGCTATCGAGCTGATACTCGCAAAAGAGAAAGCACGACGGCAGGTTCTTATACCCCGTGCGCGATAACGAACCTCCTCTCTACTAAAGTAAAGAGAAAACAGCACGGGATCAGGGCGACGCTATAATCGCCGCTAGAGGGCACTCACAGCTGGTAACACCTCTAGCCAGCTAACAGATAAAAACAACAGCATACCGCCAGTTACACTAAAAACCCTACGGCTTCCAGACCGTTTGTGAGCCAATCTACGCGTTCAAAATCTGGATCGTTCGTTCGGAGCGGTATTTGGTCCGCGTCAGATGAAACAATTAACGGGTAATTCGCGATGCCACATACTCATGGTATTCCTGCATCACCTCTGCAGGAATCGGATTGATCACTTCGAGATGGTGTACCCTTCTCTTCAGTTCTTCGTCAATCGTATAGACTCGCGTGAGGTTCATACGCCTCGCCAGCTCCAGGAGATAACCATCCCAGGAGGAGATCTTTAACTCGCCTGCCGTTTCGAGTGCTCCGATCGCAGTCGTTCTGCTTATATCACCGAAAAACGCAGGTGAGTCGAGCGAGACCGTGGTCACCAGTGCTTCGGTAACTGCCGCCCGGGGAAGCTTGAGATACTTCGTCATTATCACGTGCGCCCCGATATACGTGCTGAGCGGAACAACGCATCGCCTTTTTAAACCAAGAACCTCCCGCAGAAAATCGCGTGCGTAACTCCAAGCGGGATTTTCACAATGTGCAAGCACAATGAGCCCAACATCAACAACTCCCTCAAATCCCGAGCTTCCTGAGTACATACTCCCTATCCATATGTGTCTCGGGACTCGTTTCTGCGATATCAAGCACCGCTCCAAGGTGGGGCATAACTTTTTCGAGCTTCTTAAATACTTCTTCCATCCTCCGCTCACCAGGGAATATCTCGATCTCTAGCTCTTCTCCCTCTTTGAGGCTAACCCGATCCAGCAATTTCAATACCCCGTCCTCATACACTGCCTTCACTCTCGTTCCCATAACCCCATCAGGAATTAAATTGGCGCCTTGTGCTTAAATAACCTGGTACTCCTTTGCAAATTCGCAGTGGTTTGTGGAGATGTTCATCGCGTAATTGCCGGGGCACTCCTCGTTACCCATCTCCACCCAGCGCCTTCGTAGGCGGTCCTCATCATCGCCGCTAACAGGACGAGCATCACACCCACCAGCAGCACCTCTGTATTCGCAATGCCA carries:
- a CDS encoding DUF104 domain-containing protein, whose protein sequence is MGTRVKAVYEDGVLKLLDRVSLKEGEELEIEIFPGERRMEEVFKKLEKVMPHLGAVLDIAETSPETHMDREYVLRKLGI